Genomic DNA from Prunus persica cultivar Lovell chromosome G1, Prunus_persica_NCBIv2, whole genome shotgun sequence:
taactaattttttggataaataaTCATTAAAGTGAACCTAAGAAATAGGCGCTTTTGATGATTAAACCGCAGATCATGTGCAATAACTTCCAATAATCCATCATACTCATAAGATTTCCCTTGAAGAGCACAGATTAATTCATCGTATTGtatattgattttttcttctctatctTCAACTTACATAATAATTGTGTATGTTTGAGTCTAAGCAGTGTCAAAATCATGTTATATATGAAGTGATTTCTCACAAATATATAGTATTAGTGGATGGATTAAATTAAACCATGCCATGATGCCATCACAAGGATAAGGAAGAAGCAACTAACTTTGGAGTGTGGAtagttggattggattggattgggtTCTGCAGGATTGGACTCGTCAACTGGCCGTTACACACTCACCCTCAGCATGGAGCATTGGAGTATGGAGGACTGATATGTTGGGTTGATGTGGACTTGTCTGCCAGAGTGGGCTCCTTCTACTCTCTACTGGTAGTCTCACACGTGACAGAGATCTTCAggtccacacacacacatgagAGAGtctaaagaaaaagggaaaaatagcAACAGATTTGTACAACAAGCACTGTAAATTTGGCCTAAGGTTGATGAATTTTAGTGAATTGTTAAATCATGTAATTAACGGTCCAGTGAATGTTGTCGGATATGGAACAGAAGAAATCACCGTTGGATTTGCAGGTGTACATTATCGGATATTTATGTCTTAAGACATGTGCATGAGCAAAAGAGTGGtgcatttccaaattttttttgaaatacaAGTGATTGTctaaattaaaaagagaaagaggtttcAAACACGCACGCACACAATTAGAGTGACATGAAGGTTCGAATATGAGATCACTGGTCTGCAAATCTAGatctttttttactttctaGACCATGTTATTAgctcctaattttttttaatgtgcatataaaagtgaaaaaggaTTCTAAAATTCAGTACTAAAATTGGCCTACAAAATAATAGGGGACATTAAATAAACTAGGGTGTCCAAATTTCACTAAAGATTTGTGTACGGAGGAAATGATGCTGAGAATAATATAAGTAGAGCTCAATTTTGTGTGATGTTCTATGTTTTTGTGTTAATTAATGACGCAATGAAACtgatttaaattttaagttgtccttttttgttttattttggcaggtGATGTCATCCAAACGTCATGTGATTCCCTACCTTACCCTCGAATGCCAAAAGCAAAGCCTGCTTGCTTGCTACATGCTAGGCTACTTGCAAATTGCTAATTTGGTTGTGCTTATCTGACGCAACGCCTGTCAGCCACCAGGAAACACCCTCCCACTTCTTTGAACCACTTTTCAACTTTAAGACACTCAACATAAAGAGAGCTTTTGTGTGTTTGGGGTTTATTGGTTACAGTAGTGTTAATAGGAAGGGCCAGACTCACATAATTAGTACTCAAAAACATTGGTGGAGAATGGTAGGGTTAACCGTGGTGCTTCTACTCGTGGCTGGTCTTTAGTCGTTGATGTgtgtgaattttattttgtaaaatgtATGTTACTTACAAAGAAAGATATACTTTACAACATTCATTATGTGATGAATGTTAGATATATCCCGATAACACAACAAGGTCACATAATGAATGCTATAGACATAATGAGATATACCTCGATGACGCATCAAATTCTCTCATTTATGcattgttgttttttgttttttgagtcTGAATTGCGCCAAAGCCGCCAGCAAAAACAACAAGACAAAACTACAAGCAAGATGCAGGCAAACTAGAACCAAGCCCACAACCAAAAAGAACTAAACTAATTACTGATGGGTGAACTCCGCCGGAGGACAAGGAAGGCCATCAGAAACCAATGGAGCAATGGTCCGTAAACTTGATTTTCCGTTGCGTTTCAGAAATATAATTGGGTCGGGGATTTCGGGTAGAGGTAGATTCTTTTGGATGtttgtgtaaattatattcgtgagtgagtgagtgagattTGATATGAGGGAAGAAAGCGGGGAGAAATAGAGCAGCAGCAGGGAAATGAAAGGGACCACAAGGACAGTGACAATGACAAGATAGAGAAAAAGTTGTGGAGGGGTTTGGGGCTTTCTGACCCCCGACCCTTCATTTCCTACATTTCCATCCTTTCTGGCAGCCTTTTCCATATTTTGCTTCTCATAATCCAAACATTGCTATCTTTACCATTCCTATTTCATTATTAAacctacctctctctctctctctctctctctctctctctctctactgtCCACTGacgccctctctctctctctctctggtggCCCTCCCTACAGCAACCATTTTAATTCTAAGAGAGTAGCAAACCAGTCCTTTCATTACAAATTCACTCCAAGTCTTCTATGCAAATGATCCCAACTAACACAACAACTAACAGAGCATGTGCTaccagaagaaagaaaaaaaaaaacactgacATTACATGTGTCTCCGAATGATGCATTTTGTGTTCCATGTAGGTGAGGAGAGGGagtgaaagaagaagaattacGGGCATAGATTAGCTTCATGCATGGGTGGTGAGCCCACTGTCTTTCCAATCCCTACCTTATTGGGCTTTTCTATTGTGCTCTTCCCTTGGAAattgtttcatatttttataaaagcaAACATTTGTGCCCTTTAAGGATTTGGGTTTAGCCCATGAAGCCTTTTGGGTGAGTTAAGCCGAGTTAAGAGTTCAAGTTGGGCCTTCATTGATTGAAGTTTCTACAATACTGTTTGAATTACACATTTCATTGGAGATCATTTCATCTTAGTTtgccatgttcaataaatgcTTCATACTTCAACAACGTAAGCATCAAACTCACGGGAAACAAACACCAAGCCATGTGTGATGGTGGGGATGCATCCCTAACACagataaagaaattaatggcGTGGGACAATATTCAAGATGGTGACAGGGCTTCAGATGTACCCTTATGGTAAAAATAACCGAACTCATCCGACACTTGTATAATGTCAATTAGCTCTTTGtttaatggtttttttttttcctacttaatattgaaaaaagtaTTTAAGTTCGAATCCCTTATACTCATTATGAGAAAAATAATTGATGAGTTTATCACTTATATATAGGTCGTGAAAGAAATATAGTGACTGATGGATAACGTCTGAATGTGAGGCTTTCATTAACTGTGTGATAAAACATATGTCAAATGAGTATTACCTTTAGCTAATTATCTTTAGAACCTACAGGTCCTATTATCCAGAAAccacatttttttctttttttttcatgaacCTTCTAGCCGACATTGACCTACATGCAATGCAATGATGCAAACTTGAGCAGGAACCACATTTCACATTTGGTTAGATAACCATACGAAAacgaaaacagaaaaaagccaaaagaGCAATTGCCAATTTGCATTAAAAAGTATCGAATACGGTAGAAGAAGCATTGATTGCAATCAAACCCAACTGACAGACAGAATCTTAAAGATGATCACTGCATTAAAATGTTTTTGGAATTCAGCCCGACCGCAGTAAACCGTGGACCATCAACCGTCCACCATTTGTTAAGTAGAAGACTGAGCATATAAATGGATGACAGCAGCCACAAATCGGGAAACTTTCAAGTGTTTGCACCCTCTTATATAATTTTCCCGGTTTTCCGTTTTCTAGGCACTGACCTAACTTTCCTACTAATCagtctttttggtttttaagaAATGTCGACGCATTGATATATACAATGGGATATCTGCCGGCTTTGTATGTTTGTAtgtaaaattcataaaacgtATTTTCGAAAGAGtactttcaaattttggaaaattaaatTACTCATAGTAGGTTTGGTAATTTAGATGTAGGGTTGAATCAAATACGCAATCTTCGATTTCCAAGAATAGTTCAGCAAATTCCTAAATTCCAGAATTATGACTTAATACGTGTGAGGTATTTGATCCAACGATAAgacatttcatttttcatgcaCTCATGCTAGCTAGGAACATATTTTGCAAGTCTGATATGATTTTATTCCATTAATCTTCTATTATTTAGGTCAATTAGAATCCCTTTAGGAGTGCAATCTTAGTGAGgcatatttttcaatatcttttatttctttcattaatAATCATGGCTTATCTTTTAAGTAAAATAATCCTTACTTGttgattctttttattttccagtGCATTATTGATCATGTTAACGTGatttatttgtgtttgttccttataattttttatcagCCTATTCAACCCCCTCCACACATTTCTTAGCTATCCTACAAGTATTTTCAGGGATTCATTAATATGAAATTGTTGACGATAAGATAAATCAGAAATGCATGAATTTCAAGTGTATCACTATATTTagtcattttaaattcaaaatattacATTGTATATAGTTATTCTAAGTTTATATAAAATACATTGTATCTAGGGTTCAAACATTGTCAAAAATTGGTGGTTTAAAAGCACTTTCAGTTGTCAAATTATATGTTAAAGTCTTCTAAAAGCAGTCTCAAATATGTCCTAAACCTTGTGTAGTTGTCACTCCTTAAATAGAAGTTGACACAACCTACAACCAACACATCTAAGTTAACCTACTACCTCTATTCTTCATATAGATAGTTTTGCAACTAGAAATCAATTGCCGTACAAACatataagagcatctccaagggagatatcaaataccaaacattaaatttaaatttgatggctaatgtgacaatttgacatCTTACACAGCTTTACACTCCACtcgatatgtcaaattaaattattattttattacattttagtgtttatttatttttaatttaataataaaatattcatttggcatctttcttttgggatgtcaaaaataacatctcaatCTCCAACCTTCATTCCACATCAGTTGGAGTGATGTGAGAAGTTATTTTTAGCAATTAAATATCTATGTGACACTTTTGACACATCAATTCGAGATGCTCTAACAATTTTCTTTGTGGGTCAGAATCAAAATAGAAACATTGTTTATGGGGGTGACCAATATGAGCTTGCCCCAAAAAAACTTACAAATATTTAATTCTACAACATTCCAATCCCCAACAAAATAATCCAAATCCCACTTCTTAATCATCTAATTAACCACTTTGTTACATAGAAACCAGAGGTTTCTGAAGCATCTTCCTCTCGGATTTCTCATCACCCTCCAAACTAATCACCCACTTGGACATATCCAACTCCACCGAATCAACTTCCCTCCCTCCAAACTCAAACACAAATCCTCTTTTTTGATGCCGCACGATCCTTGGACTATTCAACACTCCCGTTGACCTCGACTTGTTCAGCCTCACCACCGAAGGCACCTTCACCGCTACCCCTGCACCCTTCCGCACCTGATTATTACCGCCCCACGCCTTAACCTCATTCACCGACCCAATTGACTTTGACTTCGCCACGCGTCGATCAATCATCTCCTCGCCCTCACCCTCACCCTCGCACTCTGCGCCCAACACACTCGATACCTTCCCGTTCAGCTTCCTCCTGCTCCCTCCTCTCACAAACTTCGCATTTCCAACCTCTTCGTATTCGCGACTTTCACCACGTCGATGCTGATGCTTCCCCTTCTCCACGCGCTTCATGTTCACGCGCCGCTTCAGGCTACTCCAAATGGACGGCGCGTGGATTCTCTTGATCATCACCTTCAGACACTCGACGACCTCGGCCATCGTCGGCCGCTTCTCCGCTGTGGATCTCACGCACTTCGCTGCCAATACCGCCACGTGGCGGATCACGGCGGGGTCAGCCGGAGGTCCAATTCTCTGGTCGCAGATTCCGGCGAAGTCCCCGCGCTTTATGATCGGCACGGCCCAGTCCACCACCGACGGCGGGCTGTAGTTCACGTCAATGGCGTTTCTCCCGCTCAAAATCTCCAGCAAGAGAATTCCGAAGCTGAAGACGTCGCTCTTGGCGCTCAGATCCCCCGGCGCAAGATAGCCCGGGTCGAGGTACCCTAACGTCCCCGCCGGTGGCGTGCACTTTATGCGAACGTCCTCCACGTGTCCCCTCAGCGCCAGCCCTAAGTCGCCGAGCCTCGCGTTCCAGTCCTTGTCGATCAAAACGTTGGACGATTTGATGTCGCGGTGGATGACGGGCGGGCTGGACGAGTGGAGCGCCTGAACCGCTTTTGCCACGTGTAACCCGAACCGGATCCTCCGGGTCCAACCGGGCGGTCTGGAGTTCAAGTGGAGGAGGTCGTAGAGAGAGCCGTTGGGCATGTATTCGACAACGATCAATTTAGTGTCGTTTGCTGAATCGGAGCAGAACCCGATGAGATTTACGAGCCTGGGGTGGTGAACTCTGGAGAGAATCTCGATCTCATTCTCCGCGTTGTGAAGGCTGGCCGACGACGACGTTGTTTGGGaggatttggtttttttaactGCGGCGACGAGACTGCCGCCGTCGAGAAAGGCCTTGTAGACGCTGCCGTGGCTTCCTTTGCCCAGAAAACTCTCGGCGGCGAAGCCATTTGTTGCGGCGACGAGGTCGTCGTAGTAAAAGTGCCTGATCTTGATCGGCTTGTTattgggtttggttttgttggttttgggttttcttctgCGGTCCCAGTTGTACGGATCGCAGGTTGCGATCGCCGACTCTGCATTGCAAGACAGGTAGCCCATTGAGCTTAGTTTCTCACAGTCAATTAATCGAACACCGAAGAGGCAAAGAGAGGTGGGCTTGGGTGGTCGATTCTGTGGTGGGTTCTTCGAGATGGTGAGagtaaagagagagagattgagattgaaaggaaaaaggagGAGTTAAAGGAAAAGGTGGTAGggggaggtggtggtggagagCCGCAAAAGCCATTAGTGCAAAAGAGAGAATGGgggttggttttttttctggGTGCTTAAAGTCTTCTTAAGTGGTGAGGTAATGTATTTTACAGCTTTTATTTCTGTGGTAAAGAAGGGGAAGATGTGAAAACAATCAAAGGTGTGTgcaaaattttgaactttggcCAAAGtggggttttaaaaaaaatcattttaaaattattattttattgttttttacaTGCAGAAGAGTGCAACTTTGATAGGCATTTCTTGGGGTTGTTGGTCTTTAAAGAAATTGGGCCTTGTGGTGGACCCATAAAttttttgcttcatcatcattGAGAAGTTATATAATACTAATTTATAAAATGGATAAACGATAgtgtttattttctctctttttagaaaataatatctataaatatttacttttattataaTACGTATACAAAATGTATTACATTCTGccataatattctataatCTCTCACAATCATGGCTGTTGCACTTTGATAATCATCAACTTTTATTCAGAGAAACCCTCATCATGAATTGGAATTGGttttgtaattaagtaattaacAGATACAATCGAGGAATATATCATTGACTGATAACCCATGAAAGTTGAAAGTTCAAACAAATGCCATCATTTCATTTGAGCATCTTTGTAATTAATGAATTTTGTTGGTGGCAATGGCAttctttggttttgtttgataGAATATATTATTATAGGCAGGCAGTGACGGATTGTTTTGGAGCTTACTGggacataaaaaaataaacttccAAATATATGTGTTCCAATGGATGGCACAAGTGGACCCAGATGTTTTTGTTGGGCATGATCGCTGAGACAAAGCTCACATTgtaataaatttttctttacattAGCGAGTGAGCGAGTGAGCGAGTGAGCGAGTGAGCGAGTGAGCGAGTGACGTGAGTTTGTGCGTGGTAGGTAAAGGGCTGGCGGTGACAAAACGATAGTACAAAGTAGGTTTTTAGGGTTGGAACATGTGCTTTACGTGCACAATTTATGTAAGAGTAGGTAATCAATAACGTAATTCATGGgacaaaggagaaaaaaagtgAAGCAACTTCTATTATCAGCCACCTATTGGGGACGCCGGTGCCCCGTCACCAAGGCGTGCAGTTGAAGAAAACTTACTTATGACATGTATTTCCGTTCTTTACTCGATGAGAGATATGGAAAGAAAGGTTTTTTAGGAGTTATGGTTTCTGAACTTTGTACCCATTTGAGCTTTAgtctctcaactttcaaaataGCCTTCACAATCCCTCAACTCTACTTTCGTTTGTAACAAAAGTCTTGAAATAACTTATGTTACTTTTTTCCGTGAAAATGAGGgataaattggtcattttaagtgtttaggtaaaaaaaaacagcagcCCAGCCTCCTTCCCCAAAGCGACCTCCTGCACCGACGACGATCCCCCAGCCACCTCCAGCCATAAACCCACCCCAAATTGCACGACCCTCCCCTCTCTGTCCCCATGTTTCTGTCACTTTCTCTTTGATAGGATTGTTACCTATGATACCTCACCCAAATCGCCACTGAAGTTGAGAGAGGGAAAGCAAAAATTGAACgaaaaaagatagagaaacTCCTAATCCTATGagagaagaagacgaagagcAGAGAGGGTTGGGGAGTTGagtttacctttttttttattttagaaaacaaaaaaaaaatgaccgAACACTTAAAAGGACCAATTTGCCCATCATTTTGACTTTAAAAAGTAACAAGTTACTCCATGACTTTGGTTACAAATGAAAGTGACAGCCATTTTGAAACTAAAACTTAAGTGAGTACAAAATTCAGGGAACATAGCTCCTAAAAACCCTAGAAAGAAATGGtgtatacatttattttacatAAGTTTTCTCGCCATTGGTCAAGTGAAAGATGTTGTATGTGACTTCAGATGAGAGTAAGTCAAATGCCCAAATGATGAAGTTGAGTTCTACTAGTTTTGCAATTTCGTTAATGATCAGATTAAATGACTTGTAATTTCCTTATTCTTTTTAAGAAAGAATCTCAAAAGTAATAGTAACTACTTGAATTACAAATTATTATCAAAATATTTATCACTAAGTAAAAACTCCCCAATAATAAATTGCTCTTTCATGgtgaattaatatttatacttATGGTCTTAAGTTCGACTCTCACTTTTTAATATCGctttaatagaaaaaacaaTCGACCTCCCTTTTGATAAGGAACTTGGGGGCACTAATTAGAAATTGATTGGATCTTTTTCTATAAAGTGTAgataagaacaaaagaaaaacagataaACATAAGCGTGATTGGGAGGGCATTATGCGGTTGGCTTTAACGGCACTCCAAAACGTGGAGTTAAAATACTTTGAGTTTGGGACTTGGGCTGGGTTTTGACCCCGAAGCCATTTGAATTTCACAACCTAACAGCAACAGTACGTTGGACTTCCACTTGAAGACAACCAAACATGGGGagcatttgatttgatttgatttttatttttctattctgGAAGATTTGATGGTGCGGGCCATGACATGCATGGTAGACCAAATGGAAAATGCCACgccattattttcttcaactcCCAACTGATCCCACTTCAACTTAGCCACACTTGCAAATCATGATTTTATCTTGACTAGATTTGCCTCCCAATAATGTTCAAATGATTTGTGAGTTTTTGATCTTATCTTATCAAAACTTAGCAGGTGTCAACTTGTAAATCTAcctaagaaaacaaacaaatgaatacccataaataaagtaaaataaattgaaattcaaaagcaaaaatagGATCATTCCATTCCTGAAATTCAAAAGTAAAGGACTAGCTATATTCCCATTGATCCCTTCACCTCCTACTACTTCTTTCATTTTGCGCAATGTGGTTTGATAATCAAAAATGTCTATCTCTGTAGaaaatcaaccaaataaaaaataatttagtaTTAACTTTATCAAATATTATCTCTAAAGTAAGCGCTTagttaaataattttcaatttctttaattttttttgcatgaAAAGATTAACTCGAAAATGAGCAGTTTTGATTATCATACAATATTGCATAATGAGAAGAGAATGGAGAAGGTATGACAGAAATGTAACAAGCATTCACCTGAAACTCTTGTCCTTGAGCCAAGAAGAATAATAGTTTTCGTCGTCCTTTCGGGCAAGACAGCACAAGATGGTGTTCACATTATGgctgaaattaattaaacgtAGATATCGGTTGGACGAATTTAATTAGACCATAAATTAAGTTGGTCAACTGTCACGCTGACAATGTTGCAAGGAATATATCAAACAcctttaaaaaacaaaaaacaaaaaacaaacaaaatggcTGATGGCTAGTTATGTGGCCCATTTTGCAATCATGGACCAATGGTTTCAGGGCCTCGTGTGTCTCAAAAGATGGAGACTGGAATCGAAGAACGACCCATTCCCCAATTTCCATTGTCCAGTTACTACATGTAATGTGTATCATAGATCATGTCACATGATAATGCTACACACACCAAAAATTCTCCCAACACTCTTAAAATCGACTCTACATGAACCTTACACGATTTTATAATATTACGGGACTCACATCACGTGAGAGATTTGAGATAAAGGCCGAGGAACTTTTATTGAGTCTCTAGTACTTTTGATGCACATTATTAAGTGGCATCTTCAAAAAAGAGTTTTGCAGATTGAATATTGCGGGCCTTTATTGACCAAGAGTAAGGGTGGCCTGGCTATAGTAAATTTAACAAGTGGTATGCAGCCCAATAGACTCTAACACAAATTGTCCATGTGACAGGAGTTGCAATTCATATTAACGAGTCATGTTCATGTCAAGAAATAGTCAATTCTAATCCGACGTAGTTGATAAACTGTAAgattgcaaaaataaaataaaaattctagtGAGTCATTTGCAAAAGGGTATAACCGTCGTGAGCATAAAATCTGGATCTTTTACTTTCAATACTAAACCTAGCAGTGGCCAAGCACTAAGAATGGCTGGAAATTTTcgtcatttttttctttttttaagttgGGTTGCTTTATTGGATCGTCATTTCTTTTGACAAGTCTCATAATTGTCATTATGAAAACACGTGTGAATTAGCTATTAGCTATTGACTACTAGTTTCATCATATTGACGATTTAGTGGTATTGAAATTTGCACATGACCATGATGATGAAAATTGTTTCAAGGTGCCATGCCAAGGGGATCCATAACAAATTATCAGTAGGACCACATTATGGAAAATGGTCAATATAGCTGGGGTGACATTTCACTAACGTCCATATAACTGTCTCATAGTAGTTGCAATTACATTCCGTTAATTTAGTTGATAAAAAGAACACGGTGCGTTTGAGTGAGAGTTTTAGATGTTctcatttctttttaatttgcaACTCGCCATTTATTTTTAGATTAAAAACACTTTGTTTCTTTGGGTAAGAGTTATAATTCAGATATGGAGTTTGTATTTCTCTGACTATTGACTTCATCCACCAGATGGTTATAAACCATGCCTTTTTCCAAATCAActtattccaatatttttaacTTATCTCTTTGAGGATTATATACCAAAAAAACTAGTTACATATTCTTTTACAACGTGCTAGCATTCTGATCTTTCTCCATGGAATCTGTCAAGCTTTCCAATTAAATCCAGAGAATTCGATATGTTCCTTATACCTTAGCAACTTCGAATCTTTAGATATCCCACTTTGAGTGGAAAAATGTAGGttccttttgtttgtttgttattttttcttttttccgagagagagagagagctatgttctttttttctttttcttttttttaattttttatagaaTAACGAAGCTACATTTGATTGTACctattaatttgtttatggGTTGTGGCATTGTACACACACTACCATTGGGAGTCTAAATTTTACCTCATTTCACCTAataatttgtttattaattGTACCTATTAATTTGTTGTAGGTACATTTGATTGTACCTATTTTTATaactaggttttttttttcacatacTAAACTtacacacactacacggatgCTAGAATTCGAACTCAAAATCTTTCTTGAAAATAGCATTTGCTTCATCATTACACTAGTGAATCCTTTGCATGAatctaaatatttatatttcctATATATAATTAGAATTGGATTACTCGATTAAACAATTACAATGTGTTTAACAAAACcgtaattgatttatttttatatcaaacaaaacctaacctaagttttcttatatttcttttcaaaatacGATAGAAAATTATACTTGGGGGGTTTTGTTCTATGGTGGTATGGTAGCGAGCTTTTTCCCCGACACGCAAAGCCATAATTCTGACTTCCCATCTCTATTTCCCTCAAGTATAACCGGCCCTCCGATCGGTGAGGTATAAACATGTACACAactggtttatttattttatttaattatttatgcgAACATGTATACAACTGGTTATAAATAACCAAAAGTTTTTTTACTAAAATTAATACATTTCTCAACGAAGCCTAACCGAGTTGAAAATGACATTACATATAAGCGGTCTCGGTTCTGTAGTTATTGCAAATTCCCATACACTAAATTAAACTTGCCACTAGCCTTATACACAACACATATAGACTCTGTACACTGAACCAAATTCTATCTGTAATTATATTTGTATGttaaaagaaagaggaaaaaaagagtgagagagagagagagagagaagaaaaaagaaaaaaagaaaatgggaagAGCTAGTGGCAGTCAACCAGTCATTGACTTGAAACCTCATCCAAAAGCTTGTACCTTCTCACCTTGTTCCTAAAGACCTGCCTTGTAATGATCCCATTGTTTAAGTTTGATATGTCCTCTGACCTTGTCCTCCTAATCTTCTCGGCCTCCTTCTGCCCATTTGTGAGGATCCTCTTTCTGGTGGATGGAGATTTtggagatggagatggagatggagatggagatgCTGATCCAAAACCCTGATGGTTATGATGAAGATCAAGTGGTCTCTGTTTCTTTATAGGGCCACTTGGCTGCAGCTGCATGGTGCCCCTTAGACCCCCATATGAATTACCTCCATGCCCCTGCTTGTTCTGATGATCACTGGTTTTTGATGAGTTCGTTTTCTTGTTGATCTTGGCTGGGTCATGATCTTGGCCCTCTTTTCTGCATGAAGATGAAGAGTTTGAGGAATTTTGggacttttcttttgtgtCCTCCTTCTGGGTAAGGCACCAATTGCAAATTCTGTAAGACTCTGCATTTGGGTAAAGATTGCTACAGTACctgtacatgaaattggatcatAAAACTGTCAAAATTgaattataaatgaattttgatCATAacccaaaatttaaaagaaattaaaaacatataaaaagagtAGTTTGTGTAATTTGGGACCTGTGCTGAGATCTGAATTGGCAAACCTTGCATTGGAAGAGCTCATAGGAGAAGCCAAAATCCCCACACATGCAGCACTCATGGGTTGGTtgggctgctgctgctgctgctgctgtggTTCCTTTGCTGCTCgtcatcttcttgtttttgttgttctgttaatttctattttcatgcagagagagagagagagagggatgaggaagagagagagagagagaagggggaAGGTGTGATGAAATAATAGAGATTTTGGTAGGCCGACGGCCACACAACAAA
This window encodes:
- the LOC18788485 gene encoding uncharacterized protein LOC18788485 isoform X2; protein product: MSAACVGILASPMSSSNARYCSNLYPNAESYRICNWCLTQKEDTKEKSQNSSNSSSSCRKEGQDHDPAKINKKTNSSKTSDHQNKQGHGGNSYGGLRGTMQLQPSGPIKKQRPLDLHHNHQGFGSASPSPSPSPSPKSPSTRKRILTNGQKEAEKIRRTRSEDISNLNNGIITRQVFRNKVRRYKLLDEVSSQ
- the LOC18788485 gene encoding uncharacterized protein LOC18788485 isoform X1; this translates as MTSSKGTTAAAAAAAQPTHECCMCGDFGFSYELFQCKVCQFRSQHRYCSNLYPNAESYRICNWCLTQKEDTKEKSQNSSNSSSSCRKEGQDHDPAKINKKTNSSKTSDHQNKQGHGGNSYGGLRGTMQLQPSGPIKKQRPLDLHHNHQGFGSASPSPSPSPSPKSPSTRKRILTNGQKEAEKIRRTRSEDISNLNNGIITRQVFRNKVRRYKLLDEVSSQ
- the LOC18790365 gene encoding serine/threonine-protein kinase-like protein At1g28390, with the protein product MGYLSCNAESAIATCDPYNWDRRRKPKTNKTKPNNKPIKIRHFYYDDLVAATNGFAAESFLGKGSHGSVYKAFLDGGSLVAAVKKTKSSQTTSSSASLHNAENEIEILSRVHHPRLVNLIGFCSDSANDTKLIVVEYMPNGSLYDLLHLNSRPPGWTRRIRFGLHVAKAVQALHSSSPPVIHRDIKSSNVLIDKDWNARLGDLGLALRGHVEDVRIKCTPPAGTLGYLDPGYLAPGDLSAKSDVFSFGILLLEILSGRNAIDVNYSPPSVVDWAVPIIKRGDFAGICDQRIGPPADPAVIRHVAVLAAKCVRSTAEKRPTMAEVVECLKVMIKRIHAPSIWSSLKRRVNMKRVEKGKHQHRRGESREYEEVGNAKFVRGGSRRKLNGKVSSVLGAECEGEGEGEEMIDRRVAKSKSIGSVNEVKAWGGNNQVRKGAGVAVKVPSVVRLNKSRSTGVLNSPRIVRHQKRGFVFEFGGREVDSVELDMSKWVISLEGDEKSERKMLQKPLVSM